Proteins found in one Scardovia inopinata JCM 12537 genomic segment:
- a CDS encoding DUF1310 family protein, which translates to MFAAVGLMVSLVLAVRVYRECEAADFRQQMVAIVHSRECRKVMEEDFRELDPHALTDKGVIQTYEIVDSSIEHNPMGGIDYYVIINHDEKQTVSFNMDRYDYGGGYGPLESDGHAISGKLSARRLARYGKQIYDYDWASKYKKAHPNEFPPENNTQKKDE; encoded by the coding sequence GTGTTTGCTGCAGTAGGCTTGATGGTGAGCCTCGTTCTTGCGGTTCGTGTGTATAGGGAGTGTGAGGCTGCTGATTTTCGGCAGCAGATGGTTGCTATTGTTCATTCACGGGAGTGTCGGAAGGTTATGGAGGAGGATTTTCGTGAGTTGGATCCTCATGCTTTGACTGATAAAGGTGTTATTCAAACCTATGAGATTGTGGACTCGTCTATTGAGCATAATCCTATGGGTGGTATTGATTATTATGTGATTATTAATCATGATGAGAAGCAGACGGTAAGTTTTAATATGGATCGTTATGACTATGGTGGTGGGTATGGTCCTTTAGAAAGCGACGGACACGCGATTTCTGGAAAGTTGTCTGCACGGCGGTTAGCTCGCTATGGCAAGCAGATTTATGATTATGACTGGGCAAGTAAGTATAAGAAGGCTCACCCGAATGAGTTCCCGCCAGAAAACAACACGCAGAAAAAGGATGAGTAG
- a CDS encoding ROK family glucokinase codes for MHTMAVDIGGTKIAIGICDEDDSIIRSWTIPTPKEAEDIDKHIAATYAEAKKSYSDIAAIGISAAGNIKEDRRTVTFSANIPAWIEYDLSGHIEDLIDREVPVIVENDANCAGWGEYVHGAGQGHTNMVALTVGTGLGGAIVLNGQLYRGSFGMAAELGHIPMVPDGDFCGCGLRGCAERYTSGNALERFARSAIRRRPEDAKRLLELCNGDIDELRGKMVSQAAKEGDALGLYAFNKIGEWLGRTMASISAVLDPDIYVIGGGVVAVGDILLDPARAAYKRFLQASAYRSHADIVPATAGQDAGLIGAANLALR; via the coding sequence ATGCATACTATGGCAGTAGATATAGGCGGAACAAAGATTGCCATTGGGATCTGCGATGAAGATGATTCCATTATCAGATCATGGACAATTCCTACCCCTAAAGAGGCTGAAGATATTGACAAGCATATTGCTGCCACTTACGCCGAAGCCAAGAAAAGTTATTCTGATATTGCCGCCATTGGAATTTCGGCTGCAGGGAATATCAAGGAAGATAGGCGGACTGTTACCTTCTCTGCCAATATTCCTGCTTGGATTGAATATGATCTGTCGGGCCATATTGAAGATCTGATCGACAGAGAAGTTCCGGTTATTGTGGAAAATGATGCTAACTGTGCCGGTTGGGGTGAATATGTTCATGGTGCTGGCCAGGGGCACACCAACATGGTTGCTTTGACTGTCGGTACTGGTTTGGGCGGTGCAATTGTGCTTAACGGCCAACTCTACCGCGGATCTTTCGGAATGGCTGCCGAGCTGGGGCATATCCCCATGGTTCCCGACGGTGATTTTTGCGGATGCGGCCTCAGGGGATGCGCTGAGCGCTATACCTCAGGCAATGCTTTGGAGCGCTTCGCCCGGTCTGCTATCCGCCGCCGCCCTGAAGATGCCAAACGGCTGCTTGAGCTCTGCAATGGCGATATTGACGAGCTGAGAGGCAAAATGGTGTCTCAGGCTGCTAAAGAGGGCGATGCTCTTGGACTCTATGCTTTCAACAAGATTGGAGAGTGGCTGGGGCGGACTATGGCTTCCATCTCAGCTGTGCTGGACCCTGATATTTATGTGATTGGAGGGGGAGTGGTTGCCGTTGGCGATATTCTCCTGGACCCTGCTCGCGCTGCTTACAAGCGTTTCCTCCAGGCTAGTGCCTACCGGTCCCATGCTGACATTGTTCCGGCAACAGCCGGTCAGGATGCAGGTTTGATCGGAGCTGCAAATCTGGCTTTACGCTAG
- the secA gene encoding preprotein translocase subunit SecA: MGEGQQLRKLKNVADATNKLEDEISALTDDELKGQTAKFKQKIDNGAKLDDIMPEAFATVREVSKRTLGQRHFDVQLMGGAALHWGNIAEMKTGEGKTLVATLPAYLNALEGKGVHVVTVNDYLASYQSELMGRIFRFLNMETGCIITEQQPAERRKQYNADITYGTNNEFGFDYLRDNMAWDKSELVQRGHHYAIVDEVDSILIDEARTPLIISGPSEGDVTRWYRQFAKLAPKLERDVDYEVDEKKKTVGILDPGITKVEDYLGIDNLYEPSNTALIGYLNNAIKAKELFLRDKDYVVQGGEVLIVDEHTGRMLHGRRYNEGLHQAIEAKEGVEVQAENQTFATITLQNYFRMYDKLAGMTGTAETEAAEFMNTYKLGVIPVPTNRPMIRKDQDDLIFRTRKEKLVAIVKDVADRYAKGQPVLLGTASVESSEVVSSLLDVAKIPHKVLNAKHHEAEAAVVAVAGRKGAVTVATNMAGRGTDIMLGGNVEFLADQKLKSQGYSAEDTPEEYERLWGKTLDQVKDQVKEEHEEVVELGGLYVLGTERHESRRIDNQLRGRSGRQGDPGESRFYLSLEDNLMRLFNTQLVAAVMRNNMPEGEPLEQKSISKGVRNAQKSVEARNYEMRKNVLKYDDVMNKQRTVVYKERMEVLKGADIAGDIQDFIRSVVESYVRGASRGGDKVAQWDYEGLWNAIKSIVPIDFDTDEIEDQIVKLKGDKARKKLVDLIYSDIKDDYDQREDLVGQDNMREIERRVVLATMDRKWREHLYEMDYLKDGIGLRGMGQRDPLVEYQREGYQMYNSMVDSIKEETLQLLFNLDLKAVLAAQEAEEQEGDADQEDFEYSSPVDPDSTESDGSELDESDLSAKQTEKEREASAEDEEEGSRSKSYEGSVTGMAPLSHEEQKVPVSKRPKSNELKTPWADGRTFPGTPKNAPCPCGSGRKYKMCHGKNEA; this comes from the coding sequence ATGGGCGAAGGTCAGCAGCTGCGCAAGCTGAAAAACGTTGCTGATGCTACAAATAAGTTAGAAGACGAGATTTCTGCCCTGACTGATGATGAATTGAAAGGTCAGACGGCTAAATTTAAGCAGAAAATCGACAATGGTGCAAAACTTGATGACATTATGCCTGAGGCTTTCGCCACCGTTCGTGAAGTTTCCAAGAGAACACTAGGGCAAAGGCACTTTGATGTTCAGCTGATGGGCGGTGCCGCACTGCATTGGGGCAATATTGCTGAGATGAAGACCGGTGAAGGCAAGACCCTGGTTGCAACACTTCCGGCTTACCTTAACGCCTTGGAAGGCAAAGGCGTACATGTAGTGACCGTGAACGACTACCTGGCCAGCTATCAGTCTGAGCTCATGGGTCGTATTTTCCGCTTCCTGAACATGGAAACAGGCTGTATTATTACTGAACAACAGCCGGCAGAGCGCCGCAAGCAATATAATGCTGACATCACCTATGGAACCAACAATGAATTTGGTTTCGATTATCTGCGTGACAACATGGCATGGGATAAGAGCGAACTAGTTCAGCGCGGCCATCATTATGCCATTGTGGATGAGGTTGATTCTATTCTAATTGATGAAGCCAGGACTCCTCTGATTATTTCTGGCCCGTCCGAGGGGGATGTTACTCGCTGGTACCGGCAGTTTGCTAAGTTGGCCCCCAAACTAGAGCGGGACGTGGACTATGAAGTCGATGAAAAGAAAAAGACCGTCGGCATCCTGGATCCTGGTATCACTAAAGTGGAAGATTATCTAGGTATTGATAATCTTTATGAACCCAGCAATACAGCTTTGATAGGATACTTGAACAATGCCATCAAAGCTAAGGAACTCTTCCTGCGTGATAAGGATTATGTTGTCCAGGGTGGAGAAGTTCTGATCGTCGATGAACACACGGGTCGCATGCTTCATGGCCGTCGCTACAATGAAGGCCTGCATCAGGCTATTGAAGCGAAAGAAGGTGTGGAAGTCCAGGCAGAAAATCAAACTTTTGCTACCATTACCTTGCAGAACTATTTCCGCATGTATGACAAGCTTGCTGGTATGACTGGTACTGCAGAAACAGAAGCCGCAGAATTTATGAACACCTACAAGCTGGGTGTCATTCCTGTTCCTACCAATCGTCCCATGATTCGCAAGGATCAGGATGACCTGATTTTCCGTACTCGGAAGGAAAAGCTGGTTGCCATTGTTAAGGATGTGGCCGATCGGTATGCTAAGGGACAGCCTGTCCTGCTGGGTACTGCTTCTGTAGAATCATCAGAAGTTGTTTCCTCCCTGCTTGATGTTGCCAAGATTCCTCACAAGGTACTTAACGCCAAGCACCATGAAGCTGAAGCAGCTGTTGTTGCTGTAGCTGGCCGCAAGGGAGCTGTGACTGTGGCTACTAACATGGCAGGTCGTGGTACCGATATTATGTTGGGCGGGAACGTGGAATTCCTGGCAGACCAAAAGCTTAAATCTCAGGGCTATTCTGCTGAGGACACTCCGGAAGAATATGAGCGTCTGTGGGGCAAGACCCTGGATCAGGTTAAGGATCAGGTTAAGGAAGAACATGAGGAAGTAGTTGAGCTGGGTGGCTTATACGTTCTGGGTACAGAGCGCCATGAGTCCCGCAGAATTGATAATCAGCTCCGTGGCCGCTCCGGTCGTCAGGGAGATCCAGGCGAATCCCGTTTTTACCTGTCTCTGGAAGACAATTTGATGCGCCTGTTCAATACTCAGCTGGTTGCTGCAGTTATGCGTAATAATATGCCTGAAGGTGAGCCTCTGGAGCAAAAAAGTATCTCCAAGGGAGTGCGCAATGCACAGAAGTCAGTGGAAGCCCGCAACTACGAGATGCGTAAAAACGTGCTGAAATATGACGATGTCATGAATAAGCAGCGTACCGTTGTTTATAAGGAGAGGATGGAAGTTCTCAAGGGAGCTGATATTGCAGGCGACATCCAGGACTTCATCAGGTCAGTGGTTGAATCTTACGTTCGCGGGGCGTCCCGCGGCGGCGACAAGGTAGCTCAATGGGATTATGAAGGCCTTTGGAATGCAATAAAAAGTATTGTTCCTATTGATTTTGATACCGATGAGATTGAAGACCAGATTGTCAAGCTTAAGGGAGACAAGGCCCGCAAGAAGCTTGTTGATCTTATCTATTCTGATATTAAAGATGATTATGATCAGCGTGAAGATCTGGTTGGCCAGGACAATATGCGAGAAATTGAGCGTAGGGTAGTTTTGGCTACTATGGATCGCAAGTGGCGCGAACATCTGTATGAGATGGATTACCTCAAGGATGGTATTGGTCTGCGAGGCATGGGCCAGCGTGATCCTTTGGTGGAATATCAGCGTGAGGGCTATCAGATGTATAACTCTATGGTGGATTCCATTAAGGAAGAAACCCTCCAGCTTCTCTTCAATCTTGATTTGAAAGCTGTCTTGGCCGCCCAGGAGGCTGAAGAGCAAGAGGGGGATGCTGACCAGGAAGATTTCGAATATTCATCCCCCGTAGATCCGGATTCCACCGAATCGGATGGGTCCGAGCTTGACGAGTCTGATTTGTCAGCAAAGCAGACAGAGAAAGAAAGGGAAGCGTCTGCTGAAGATGAAGAAGAGGGAAGCCGAAGCAAGAGCTATGAAGGCTCTGTTACCGGTATGGCCCCTCTGTCTCATGAGGAACAGAAAGTCCCCGTATCCAAGAGGCCCAAGAGCAACGAGCTCAAGACCCCGTGGGCTGACGGAAGAACTTTCCCCGGAACACCCAAGAATGCTCCCTGCCCCTGCGGGTCAGGACGGAAGTACAAGATGTGTCACGGGAAGAATGAAGCCTGA
- the hpf gene encoding ribosome hibernation-promoting factor, HPF/YfiA family, whose amino-acid sequence MEIAVTGRRSQISQKFRDVIESKMNRVTAIAPDAQRATVVITHEGNPRQADTAKRVEITVYAGRTVIRAEASSSDEYSALDLALDKLTLRLRRSRDRRKDHRRGYNEAVPVDLGPVLLPEESEAEPEDEQESSNSTDEAVAGELGPGESVEVRVGDTPVTIRRKLHIAEPMTIDDAINQMELIGHDFFLFVNIDTHRPSVVYHRHGWSYGVFEIDTPENVGKKN is encoded by the coding sequence ATGGAAATTGCAGTAACAGGAAGGCGAAGTCAGATTTCGCAGAAATTCCGGGATGTTATTGAAAGCAAGATGAATCGTGTGACCGCAATTGCACCTGATGCACAGCGCGCCACCGTGGTTATTACCCATGAAGGCAATCCTCGCCAGGCGGATACAGCAAAACGTGTAGAAATTACCGTATATGCCGGGCGAACTGTCATCCGGGCTGAGGCTTCCAGCAGTGACGAATACAGCGCTCTGGATCTTGCTCTGGATAAGCTGACCCTGCGTCTTCGTAGGTCCAGAGATCGACGCAAGGATCATCGCCGCGGCTATAACGAAGCAGTTCCTGTAGATCTGGGGCCAGTCCTTCTTCCAGAGGAGTCGGAAGCAGAACCTGAAGATGAGCAGGAAAGCAGCAACAGCACCGACGAAGCAGTAGCGGGAGAGTTGGGTCCTGGCGAATCCGTAGAAGTTCGTGTGGGAGATACTCCAGTTACCATTCGGCGTAAGCTCCATATTGCTGAACCCATGACTATTGATGATGCTATCAATCAGATGGAACTGATCGGTCACGACTTTTTCCTTTTCGTTAATATTGATACTCATCGGCCTTCCGTGGTCTATCACCGCCATGGATGGAGCTATGGTGTATTTGAAATTGATACTCCTGAGAACGTCGGGAAAAAGAACTAA